In Ferrimicrobium sp., the genomic stretch TACCCTTGGTGCTATCGCTGAGTCCAAGGGACCCCATGCACAGGTCTCCTATGGCTGGTGGGTCGCGATCCTGCGTCATGGGGTGCTCCCACACTATCTGTTGGTAGCACGCGTGGATGCGATCGCAGAGTTGGTGATCGGGATCGCCCTCGTCCTTGGTGCCTTTAGTGCAATCGCTGCCTTCTTTGGCCTTGCACTGAACTTCACCTATGTCTTTTCCGGCGCCGTCTCAACGAACCCCGTCTGTATCATCCTTGGCATCGGCATCGTACTGGCCTGGAGGAACGCTGGGTGGTTAGGACTTGACCGTTACCTGCTTCCACGGATGGGAACCCCATGGCAGCACCAACGTGCTCTCCCAACTCAAGACCCAATCAGCCGAGACTCAACCAGCCAAGACTCAACCAACTGAAGACTCACAGACCGTAATCCACATCCCCAAGGCACACACCAACTCCCCCTCATCTACGAGGGGGAGTTGGTGTTGAGCGTTCTAATAAGAACCGCAGCTGGGCAATGATTGGGGGAAGCGTTTGGTGCCAGTCCCCGACGATGGTGAGATCCACTCCTGGGTCACCGAGAGGAGGTGACTGTGTGAGGTTCACCGTTGTCCCGGCCCCACTCACGCCACTCAGATGGTTGTGGCTTCCACGCGTTCCCACTCCGATGTAGAGCCGGGGTGAGATGGAGCGTCCAGTGATGCCGATCTGGCGTGAGCGTGGCAGCAGTCCGAGGTCGGCAATCTTTCTCGTACAGCCCACCTCTGCGTCGATGGTGGCTGCCAGTTGGTAAATGTCGGTGAGTGCATCGCTCGTGACGCCCGCGCCAACGGCCAAGACGAGCGGTGCATTCGCGAATTGAGCGACGTCCTGGGTTTCGGGAGTGCCAGCGAGAGAGACACGGCCTCGTTCGGGGACCGTGAGAACGGATCGCGTGGGTTCAGTAGGAACAAGCCCATCGATGGGAGGTGCACCTCGAGGGCGCAACAGTGCGATGCCTATCGCAGTGGTCGTAGAGACCTCGGCGACAGAGGCCACTGACCCAACAGATTTCCAGCCGGTAATGGTGGGAGGTTCGGTGATCGTCAATCGGTCGAGATCGGTGAGGACGCCGGCATCCAGGGTCACACCAAGGCGGCCACCGAGTTCTCGGCCATAGGAGGTCGCCGGTGCCACAACCAGTTGTTGTGGGTGGTTTTGCAGCCACTCAGCGATGACTGGTGCGAGGTCGTCCTCCAGTCGGCTCCCGTTGAGGCAAACGAGGTGATGAGCACCGAGGAACGCGCGTGGTGTCGTCTGAGCAGTGGTGGGGAATGCGAGAACAGTGAGTTGAGCGTCGTTTGATGCGCAACCATTGAGCAGGTAGGTGACCAGCTGTTCATTGAGTGCTGGCTGATCTGGGTCACAGAGGTAGGCCACGCGTGCGAGCGAAAACGTTGTAACTGGTTGGGAAGTCGGCGCTTGATCGGTCGTAAGGAGTCGGTCACTGAGCAACGCGAGTGCCTTATCGAGTTCGGTTGCCCCATCGATGACGATATTCAATCGCTGCAGGGATGCATGCCGGATATGATTCACTCGTGTGCGTGAGCTGGGGCTTCCGTGGGTGAATCCCAGGTCGTCGGCATCGAGCCGTTGGATGGTCGTAACGGCGACTGCTTCGATTGCGTCGGGGGACGCCTTGGCTGGTACACAGATGCGTTCGGCAACGGCGACCACGGCAGGGAGGGCGACGCGTATCGACCGGACGCCATCATCGAGTTCGGTGTTCAGTAATAGGGAGTTGTCGTCGAGATCGAGCTGCTTGGCGGCTCCTGCATAGGGCAGGCCGAGGAACTCGGCCAATTGAACTCCTACGAGACCGGTGTTTGCGTCGATCGCAAAACGGCCCGTCAGAATGAGGTCCCAGGGATGTGACCGTGTTTGAATGAATCGGGCAAGTACCTCCGCTGTCGCTAGCGCGTCAGAACCGGCAAAACGTGGGTCACTGAGAAGATATGCGTGGTGTGCCCCGACGGCAAGTGCCTCTTGCAGAATCTGAGTCGCCGATGGTGGCCCCATGCTGACTACCGAGCAGGTACCTCCGTGTTGGTTGGCAAGTGTCACTCCAGTCGCGATAGCCCGCCGACAAAAAGGATTCAATCCCTGATCTTCGGGGGGTCGGACCATCCTGCCTGAGGCATCAAAGTCGGCAAAATCTGCCTGGGTCACCTGCTTGATCGCAACGAGGATACGCAGTCCATTCATCGGTACAGCTCCTTCCCGCTGGGATGTAATGTGCTCAACGTCTTGTCAGTCGATGGTGGTGAAGTTATCGTGAATGGCCGCGTCGTAGTACGAAGTTGGTCGCTATCATCGAGAGAACCGGTGACTCGCCTTCCTGACTCATCTCGATTTTGGTCTTGATAATGCCTCGATCAGACTTGGTACGCGATGGCCTGACGTCGACCACGCCACAGTGGAGCCAGAGTTGATCGCCAGCTCGTACTGGCGCAAGCCACTGCAGGCTGTCAAGACCTGGCGAACCGAGGCTTGATTCGGGTGACAGGTAGTTGGCGACGAGCTCTCTCATCGCCAGGACACAGGTGAACCAACCACTAGCGATGATTCCTCCGTAGATGCTCTGGTGTGCCGCTTGTGCATCGATATGAAATGGCTGTGGATCCCACTGGCGCGCGAACGCGATCATCTCTTCTTCGTCGACCGCAATGGGACCATAGCGAACTTCGTCACCAATGGTGTAGTCCTCAAAGAAGTATGTTGCCATGTGCTTTAGTCTAACCAGCTTGAGAAGCGAGGGTTGGCCATGGAGACGTCGCTACTCTTGCTGAGGGAGTATGACTCCAAGCTTTGCAGCGAGTTCCTGATCGGTGGGTTCAACGAGAAAACTACCATCCTCGAAGACGATCGTGGGAATGTGGGGGTCACCACCCTGAAGTTCGCGGATGTGTGCTTTGCCATCCTCATCAGCATCGGTATCGATCCAGGTGAAGGCCGTTCCCGTTCGCAACAGGAGTTCCTTCGAACGCCTGCAATCTGGACACCAGTCGGCGCCATATACCATGATGGCCATTGCTCATTACCTCCTTCGATCGGAGCGCTAGGGCTTCGTCGGTAGCTCATTGCTTACTGTCTTGGCTCGGTTGTTCGCTTAGGACGATTGCCCCGGTCGTCTCGCCTTTGCGCGTGCGGCACCCTCCAGGATGACCTTTCGTACCCGCACTTGCGTAGGTGTCACCTCGACGCACTCGTCATCGGTGATGAGTTCGAGAGCTGATTCGAGCGTGAGGGGAATGGGTGGGACGAGGCGAACGAGTTCATCCGCCGTCGAGGAACGGACGTTGGTGAGCTTCTTCTCTTTGGTGGGGTTCACGTCCATGTCCCCGGGCCTTGCGTTGATCCCGATGACCATACCCTCATAGACCTGATCCTGGGGAGAGACGAAGAGCTCTCCGCGTTCTTGCAGGTTCAAAAGGGCGTAGGTCATTGCTACGCCAGTGCGGTCTGATACCAGACTTCCCTGGCTTCTTGGCTTTATCTCGCCGACTACTGGTCCCCACTTCTCAAAGGTGTGATGGATGATTGCGCTGCCCCGGGTTGCGGAGAGGAGTTCACTACGGATACCGAGGAGCCCTCGGGACGGAATCAGGTAACTTGCACGCATCCACCCAGATGCCATTTGGTGCATCGAGTCGAGTGTCGCTCGGCGCATCGAGACGATTTGAGTGAGTGAGCCAAAGTACTCATCGGGTACGTCGACCTCAAGCAACTCGAATGGTTCAAAGATGTGGCCATCGACCAGCATGGTGAGTGCTTTTGGTTTTGAAACAGTCAGTTCGAAGCCTTCTCGACGCATGAGCTCGATCAGGACTGCGAGTGCGAGTTCCCCTCTGCCCTGCACCTCGAAGGTATCGTTGCGCTCAGTCGGAACGACTTTGATCGCGACATTTCCGATGGTCTCCTGTGCGAGTCGTGAGCTGATCAAGCGAGCGGTGAGTTTTTTGCCTTCCTTGCCCGCCAAGGGTGAGGTGTTGACGCCAATCGTCATTGAGATGGCTGGCTCTTCGATGGTGAGTGGTGGCAGTGCACTGGGTGCCTCAGAATCAGCGATTGTCTCGCCAATATTGACGTCCTCAAGCCCTGCGACGATGGCGAGCTCACCTGCGGTGACTTCATCAACGGCGATGCGTTCCAGGTAATGAGTAATGAACAACTCACCCAGTCGTATCCGCGTCTGCGTCCCGTCGATATGGATGCGCGTGACACTAGCTCCGCGCTTCAACGAACCGGCAAAGACGCGGCAGATAGCGAGCCTACCGAGATATGGAGATGCGTCAAGGTTGGTGACCTGGGCCTGTAACGGAGCGTCTGGTAGGGCAAGGGGAGCGGGAATGGTCTCGATGATGGCCCGAAACAAGGGGGTCAAGTCCTGCTCTAGTTGATCTGCTGCGAGACCGGCGACTCCTTGCTTCGCCGATGCGTAGATGACCGGGAACTCGATCTGGTCCTCATCGGCACCGAGTTCGATAAAGAGCCCCAAGATCTCGTCCAACACCTCGCTTGGACGCGAGTCCGGACGATCAACCTTGTTGATGACCACGATGACAGGGAGCTTCCGCTCAAGGGCCTTGCGGAGGACGAAACGGGTCTGCGGTAGTGGGCCCTCGGCAGCGTCCACCAACATCAGCACTCCATCGACCATGAAGAGCGCTCGCTCCACTTCGCCGCCGAAGTCAGCGTGTCCTGGCGTGTCCACGAGATTGATCTTGTAGTCCTCGAAGAATACCGAGGTATTCTTGGCAAGAATTGTGATGCCCTTTTCTCGTTCTAGATCCATCGAGTCCATAATGCGATCCTCGATGGCTTGGTTCTCTCGGAACGCTCCAGATTGGCGAAGGAGTTTGTCGACAAGGGTTGTCTTTCCGTGGTCGACGTGGGCGATGATGGCAACGTTACGTAACTCGTTGGGCACTGTGGTGAATACTCCTCTTAATCGGGCGTGTCTGTCTCGGGCATGGCGGGATGGTTCGGACGATGATCTAGGCGCCGGTGTTCTTCTGAGTTCTCTTGAACTCACGCTCGACATCGAGCCAAGTGATCGGCTCCGGGTCTGCACCCAGATCCTCTTGCTTTTGCGCCCTAACCATTATAGCGACAGCGACGGTCCAGAGAATCCCGAAGTCGATGAGCTTCGGTATTGCTCCAGCCAACTGCTGGTCCCCGACCTCTGATGCGCCGAAGATGAGATGGAGGTTGGTGGCAAAAATTGGATAGAAGGAGTGATGGGAGAAGATGAGCACAAAGGCGGGGAATGTGGGGAGAAGGCTCTGTGCAAACAGATAGATCACTCGCCCGCCGGTCGAGAGCTTGCGTGTTCCTGGGTTGAGTCTGAGGGCAGGAATCCACATGAGCGCTCCGATGACTACAAAGGCCACTTGCAGATAGACATAGACGACCAGCGAAGTGGCTTGCGCCTCGACGATGGCCGCAAGCATAGAGAGCACGAAGAGGGCGGCATAGAGAACCGTGGTAAGGATCGGCGAGGTGAGGAACTCAAGGAGGGCATCCACGAAGGGAGTCTCTGTCAGTCGGTGGAACAACCAGTGGGGAATGCCAAGGAGTAGGAGAGGAACGGCGACCAGTTCAATCAGCATGTTGTGCGTGAGGTAGGCGAGGCTCGAGACGTAGCGGGCAAGCTCGAGTGAGGGCCAACTCTCCATCAGTGCGAGTAGAACGAGGCCACTTAGGAACAGCGCGTGTTGTCGTGGAGTCACCGCGTCGCGAAGTCGAACATGGAGTGGCGAGTTGCTCAGCCGACTCGCTATTTTGGGGATCAGCCAATAGTAAAAGAGTCCTCCAAGCAAGAGGACAATAGCCCCTCCATATGGAGGGGTGATGCGAAGTACGGCTTCGCCCGTGACGGTGCCTAGCACCTCATTCCTCCCAGCGACACACATCCCTTTTGCAAGGGTCCCTTACCTAAGGGTTACCCCGTAAGTTTAGGCTGATGTTTTGACGAACGAGAACTTCGACGTTTCATCGTTGCGCCGGAGTGACGGGTAGGGAGGAGGCGCCGATGCTAGATTCCAAACGGCGGCGGGAATGTTGACGCAGAAAGGGTGGTGCCGATGGCGTCCGACCCCTTGATCAGGCTGGTCAATCTCTTTGAACTCCTGAGCACGACGCACGAACCGCTGACTCAAGAGATGATCACCGATCTCGTACCTGGGTTTCCCGAGTCGCCGAGTGCTCGTGCACGTGCTTTTGAACGAGCCAAGGCAAGCTTGCGTGAGATTGGCATCCCCCTTCGGACCATAACGTTGCCCGGTCGGTCCCAGGTTGGTTATCGGATCGA encodes the following:
- a CDS encoding DoxX family protein — its product is MTKFMHHQTTTPTKTADVTNIEEPRAARWLFAGKAASWIWLIVRLWLGYEWIDAGASKLWGAESAAFWRSGLGVKGFTLGAIAESKGPHAQVSYGWWVAILRHGVLPHYLLVARVDAIAELVIGIALVLGAFSAIAAFFGLALNFTYVFSGAVSTNPVCIILGIGIVLAWRNAGWLGLDRYLLPRMGTPWQHQRALPTQDPISRDSTSQDSTN
- a CDS encoding MaoC family dehydratase, which translates into the protein MATYFFEDYTIGDEVRYGPIAVDEEEMIAFARQWDPQPFHIDAQAAHQSIYGGIIASGWFTCVLAMRELVANYLSPESSLGSPGLDSLQWLAPVRAGDQLWLHCGVVDVRPSRTKSDRGIIKTKIEMSQEGESPVLSMIATNFVLRRGHSR
- a CDS encoding FAD-binding protein, whose translation is MNGLRILVAIKQVTQADFADFDASGRMVRPPEDQGLNPFCRRAIATGVTLANQHGGTCSVVSMGPPSATQILQEALAVGAHHAYLLSDPRFAGSDALATAEVLARFIQTRSHPWDLILTGRFAIDANTGLVGVQLAEFLGLPYAGAAKQLDLDDNSLLLNTELDDGVRSIRVALPAVVAVAERICVPAKASPDAIEAVAVTTIQRLDADDLGFTHGSPSSRTRVNHIRHASLQRLNIVIDGATELDKALALLSDRLLTTDQAPTSQPVTTFSLARVAYLCDPDQPALNEQLVTYLLNGCASNDAQLTVLAFPTTAQTTPRAFLGAHHLVCLNGSRLEDDLAPVIAEWLQNHPQQLVVAPATSYGRELGGRLGVTLDAGVLTDLDRLTITEPPTITGWKSVGSVASVAEVSTTTAIGIALLRPRGAPPIDGLVPTEPTRSVLTVPERGRVSLAGTPETQDVAQFANAPLVLAVGAGVTSDALTDIYQLAATIDAEVGCTRKIADLGLLPRSRQIGITGRSISPRLYIGVGTRGSHNHLSGVSGAGTTVNLTQSPPLGDPGVDLTIVGDWHQTLPPIIAQLRFLLERSTPTPPRR
- a CDS encoding cytochrome c oxidase assembly protein — protein: MLGTVTGEAVLRITPPYGGAIVLLLGGLFYYWLIPKIASRLSNSPLHVRLRDAVTPRQHALFLSGLVLLALMESWPSLELARYVSSLAYLTHNMLIELVAVPLLLLGIPHWLFHRLTETPFVDALLEFLTSPILTTVLYAALFVLSMLAAIVEAQATSLVVYVYLQVAFVVIGALMWIPALRLNPGTRKLSTGGRVIYLFAQSLLPTFPAFVLIFSHHSFYPIFATNLHLIFGASEVGDQQLAGAIPKLIDFGILWTVAVAIMVRAQKQEDLGADPEPITWLDVEREFKRTQKNTGA
- a CDS encoding glutaredoxin domain-containing protein, whose product is MAIMVYGADWCPDCRRSKELLLRTGTAFTWIDTDADEDGKAHIRELQGGDPHIPTIVFEDGSFLVEPTDQELAAKLGVILPQQE
- the typA gene encoding translational GTPase TypA, translated to MPNELRNVAIIAHVDHGKTTLVDKLLRQSGAFRENQAIEDRIMDSMDLEREKGITILAKNTSVFFEDYKINLVDTPGHADFGGEVERALFMVDGVLMLVDAAEGPLPQTRFVLRKALERKLPVIVVINKVDRPDSRPSEVLDEILGLFIELGADEDQIEFPVIYASAKQGVAGLAADQLEQDLTPLFRAIIETIPAPLALPDAPLQAQVTNLDASPYLGRLAICRVFAGSLKRGASVTRIHIDGTQTRIRLGELFITHYLERIAVDEVTAGELAIVAGLEDVNIGETIADSEAPSALPPLTIEEPAISMTIGVNTSPLAGKEGKKLTARLISSRLAQETIGNVAIKVVPTERNDTFEVQGRGELALAVLIELMRREGFELTVSKPKALTMLVDGHIFEPFELLEVDVPDEYFGSLTQIVSMRRATLDSMHQMASGWMRASYLIPSRGLLGIRSELLSATRGSAIIHHTFEKWGPVVGEIKPRSQGSLVSDRTGVAMTYALLNLQERGELFVSPQDQVYEGMVIGINARPGDMDVNPTKEKKLTNVRSSTADELVRLVPPIPLTLESALELITDDECVEVTPTQVRVRKVILEGAARAKARRPGQSS